Proteins encoded within one genomic window of Anopheles merus strain MAF unplaced genomic scaffold, AmerM5.1 LNR4001011, whole genome shotgun sequence:
- the LOC121603292 gene encoding serine/threonine-protein kinase N-like isoform X2, with translation MGDYIKHPVLYELSHKYGLPDNVSEQLLPDRLEEIKEAIRREIRKELKIKEGAEKLREVATDRRSLSDVASIVKKSNNKLAELKSELHELESQIILTQGNSVSNNGGHDPILSTVIPSGPEFTANDKLLISLEKQLSIETKVKNGAENMIQSISSGHHGRDKKLLAEAHQMLADSKAKIEYLRLKILKVRQNKLSSKGSEENGGESANAAKQPQELETSLDDRIEELRHRLRIEAAVVDGAKNVIRTLQSTKTIDKKALQEVRAGGESLGMVLFCRCVLLQF, from the exons GGCGATTACATCAAGCATCCCGTGCTGTACGAGCTGAGCCACAAGTACGGCCTGCCGGACAATGTGTCCGAGCAGCTGCTGCCGGACCGGCTGGAGGAGATCAAGGAGGCGATCCGGCGCGAGATCCGCAAGGAGCTCAAGATCAAGGAGGGCGCCGAGAAGCTGCGCGAGGTCGCGACGGATCGCCGCTCGCTCTCCGACGTGGCCTCGATCGTGAAGAAAAGCAATAACAAGCTGGCCGAGCTCAAGTCGGAGCTGCACGAgctggaaagccaaatcatcCTCACACAGGGCAACAGTGTCAGCAACAATGGTGGCCACG ATCCAATCCTGTCCACCGTCATCCCGAGCGGGCCAGAGTTTACCGCCAACGATAAGCTGCTCATATCGCTCGAGAAGCAGCTCAGCATTGAGACGAAGGTGAAAAACGGCGCCGAAAACATGATCCAATCCATCTCCAGCGGACACCACGGTCGCGATAAGAAGCTACTGGCCGAGGCACACCAGATGCTGGCCGACTCGAAAGCGAAAATCGAATACCTCCGGCTGAAGATACTGAAGGTGCGCCAGAACAAGCTCAGCAGCAAGGGCTCGGAGGAGAATGGCGGCGAGTCGGCAAACGCGGCCAAACAGCCGCAGGAGCTGGAAACGTCGCTGGACGATCGCATCGAGGAGCTGCGCCACCGGCTGCGGATCGAGGCGGCCGTTGTGGACGGTGCGAAGAACGTTATCCGCACGCTCCAGAGTACAAAGACAATCGATAAAAAGGCCCTGCAAGAGGTACGTGCCGGGGGGGAGTCCCTTggaatggttttattttgtagaTGTGTTTTGTTACAATTTTAG
- the LOC121603292 gene encoding serine/threonine-protein kinase N-like isoform X1, which yields MALYITDYNNRYRKRRRSRVFSTCVSAAVVEKGDYIKHPVLYELSHKYGLPDNVSEQLLPDRLEEIKEAIRREIRKELKIKEGAEKLREVATDRRSLSDVASIVKKSNNKLAELKSELHELESQIILTQGNSVSNNGGHDPILSTVIPSGPEFTANDKLLISLEKQLSIETKVKNGAENMIQSISSGHHGRDKKLLAEAHQMLADSKAKIEYLRLKILKVRQNKLSSKGSEENGGESANAAKQPQELETSLDDRIEELRHRLRIEAAVVDGAKNVIRTLQSTKTIDKKALQEVRAGGESLGMVLFCRCVLLQF from the exons aTGGCACTGTACATAACGGACTACAACAACCGCTATCGGAAGCGGCGACGGAGCCGCGTGTTCAGCACCTGCGTCAGTGCGGCCGTCGTCGAAAAG GGCGATTACATCAAGCATCCCGTGCTGTACGAGCTGAGCCACAAGTACGGCCTGCCGGACAATGTGTCCGAGCAGCTGCTGCCGGACCGGCTGGAGGAGATCAAGGAGGCGATCCGGCGCGAGATCCGCAAGGAGCTCAAGATCAAGGAGGGCGCCGAGAAGCTGCGCGAGGTCGCGACGGATCGCCGCTCGCTCTCCGACGTGGCCTCGATCGTGAAGAAAAGCAATAACAAGCTGGCCGAGCTCAAGTCGGAGCTGCACGAgctggaaagccaaatcatcCTCACACAGGGCAACAGTGTCAGCAACAATGGTGGCCACG ATCCAATCCTGTCCACCGTCATCCCGAGCGGGCCAGAGTTTACCGCCAACGATAAGCTGCTCATATCGCTCGAGAAGCAGCTCAGCATTGAGACGAAGGTGAAAAACGGCGCCGAAAACATGATCCAATCCATCTCCAGCGGACACCACGGTCGCGATAAGAAGCTACTGGCCGAGGCACACCAGATGCTGGCCGACTCGAAAGCGAAAATCGAATACCTCCGGCTGAAGATACTGAAGGTGCGCCAGAACAAGCTCAGCAGCAAGGGCTCGGAGGAGAATGGCGGCGAGTCGGCAAACGCGGCCAAACAGCCGCAGGAGCTGGAAACGTCGCTGGACGATCGCATCGAGGAGCTGCGCCACCGGCTGCGGATCGAGGCGGCCGTTGTGGACGGTGCGAAGAACGTTATCCGCACGCTCCAGAGTACAAAGACAATCGATAAAAAGGCCCTGCAAGAGGTACGTGCCGGGGGGGAGTCCCTTggaatggttttattttgtagaTGTGTTTTGTTACAATTTTAG
- the LOC121603291 gene encoding UDP-glucosyltransferase 2-like has product MVVRMKLSQGVAFAWVVLCCCFAQLEAYRILCIYPSSGRSHVLVGQALLKGLAARGHDVTMVSPYKLSKPVPNYREIVVQKVDLGQMTRDFLQKNTGNSLGGIVHLFQTQFRTAEMAMEDAQVQALKNEHFDLVIVGYFVADFVLGFGPHFNAPTVVLFSAGLTKMTADFVGNPRAVATVPAIMIGGRGAMDFAGRVKNFLFAGVENMITAVSDYVQTSYYEQFFPPGRYPSYADVRRNVSLVLLNTHFSQATPRPYLPNVVEVGGLQIKAKPDPLPEDIREWLDGAGEHGVVYFCLGSNLKSADLPQAKLDAILKTFAQLKQRVLWKWESDHIPNAPPNVLSKAWLPQDDVLAHPNVKLFISHGGLGGMAEAKYHGVPVLGIPIFAEQHQNIQSMIDEGVAMQVDYKQLDERTFSRAVNIMVREHRFAERAKAISELYRDRPQSAMDLACYWVEYVARHRGAPQLHYPGADMNFFQQESLDVIAFLVAILYVVFKVFKLLLRFAYRKVFKSSRKTKVQ; this is encoded by the exons ATGGTAGTGAGAATGAAGCTCTCACAAGGTGTTGCTTTTGCTTGGGTGGTattgtgctgttgttttgcgCAGCTAGAAGCGTACCGAATCCTGTGCATCTATCCCAGCTCGGGCCGATCGCATGTACTCGTCGGGCAGGCACTACTGAAGGGTTTGGCTGCGCGCGGTCATGAC GTCACGATGGTGAGCCCGTACAAGCTGTCAAAACCGGTGCCCAACTACCGGGAGATCGTGGTGCAGAAGGTCGACCTCGGGCAGATGACGAGGGACTTTTTGCAGAAAAACACAGGCAACTCGCTCGGCGGTATAGTGCATCTGTTCCAGACCCAATTCCGTACGGCCGAGATGGCGATGGAAGACGCCCAGGTACAGGCACTTAAGAACGAGCACTTCGATCTGGTGATTGTGGGGTACTTTGTGGCAGACTTTGTGCTCGGATTTGGGCCGCACTTTAACGCCCCAACGGTGGTGCTGTTTTCGGCCGGCCTGACAAAAATGACGGCCGACTTTGTCGGTAACCCGCGAGCGGTCGCAACGGTCCCGGCCATTATGATCGGTGGCAGAGGGGCGATGGATTTTGCAGGCCGGGTCAAAAACTTCCTCTTTGCCGGTGTCGAAAATATGATCACCGCCGTGTCGGACTACGTGCAAACGTCGTACTACGAGCAGTTCTTCCCGCCCGGTCGCTACCCATCGTATGCGGACGTGCGGCGCAATGTTTCGCTCGTGCTGCTCAACACACACTTCTCGCAGGCTACACCGCGCCCCTACCTGCCCAACGTGGTGGAGGTGGGCGGGCTGCAAATCAAAGCCAAACCGGACCCACTGCCCGAGGACATCCGCGAGTGGCTTGACGGTGCCGGCGAGCACGGTGTCGTGTACTTCTGTCTCGGGTCGAACCTCAAGTCAGCCGATCTTCCGCAGGCGAAGCTGGACGCGATTTTGAAAACCTTCGCGCAGCTCAAGCAACGCGTGCTGTGGAAGTGGGAGAGCGACCACATTCCGAACGCGCCCCCGAACGTGCTGTCGAAAGCGTGGCTGCCCCAGGACGACGTGCTGGCGCATCCGAACGTTAAGCTGTTCATCTCGCACGGCGGCCTGGGCGGTATGGCCGAGGCCAAGTACCACGGTGTGCCGGTGCTGGGTATTCCCATCTTTGCAGAGCAGCACCAAAACATCCAGTCCATGATCGACGAGGGCGTGGCGATGCAGGTGGACTACAAGCAGCTGGACGAGCGTACGTTTTCGCGTGCGGTCAACATTATGGTGCGCGAGCATCGGTTTGCCGAGCGGGCGAAAGCCATTTCTGAGCTGTATCGTGACCGACCGCAGAGTGCCATGGATCTCGCCTGCTATTGGGTGGAGTATGTCGCACGGCATCGGGGCGCACCGCAGTTGCACTACCCGGGCGCCGATATGAACTTCTTCCAGCAGGAATCGCTGGATGTGATTgcgttcttggtcgcaatccTTTACGTAGTGTTCAAAGTGTTTAAGCTGCTGTTAAGGTTTGCCTACCGAAAGGTGTTCAAATCGTCTCGAAAGACTAAGGTGCAATAA